From the genome of Vicia villosa cultivar HV-30 ecotype Madison, WI linkage group LG2, Vvil1.0, whole genome shotgun sequence, one region includes:
- the LOC131646175 gene encoding uncharacterized protein LOC131646175 — protein MAFQSFTGFSTSSSNPYYLHRNENPSLVLVTPLIDDNNYHTWARSMHIALISKNKERSIDDTLPKPLVLNVLYAPWIHCNIMVLAWIYRSISESVAKSVLWIESVVGVWRNLQIRFSQGDIYHIFDIQEELYKFRQGNLDVSNYFTQIKVMWDELEAYRPISACSCAIPCSCGALASIRKYRELDYVIRFLKGLNEKFAQSKTQIMMMNPLPDIDKTFSLVIQQESEVNNSQYAISNNNVSEYSTVLHLNASFGNNPNRSGNNSFKGKSNGYGGAKGQNRVCTHRGRTNHTVETCFLKHGYPPRFKGKGKSNISNSQFKVVASIETSQLPLKKDSTQSTIFFTQEQYQSILELIQQS, from the coding sequence ATGGCATTTCAGAGCTTCACAGGTTTCTCTACGAGTTCCTCCAATCCATATTACTTACATCGGAATGAAAATCCATCGCTCGTTCTTGTTACTCCTCTTATTGACGATAATAACTATCATACTTGGGCTAGGTCAATGCACATTGCGTTGATTTCAAAGAACAAGGAAAGATCCATCGATGACACACTTCCAAAACCTCTGGTATTAAATGTTCTTTATGCTCCTTGGATTCACTGCAACATTATGGTCTTAGCCTGGATTTACCGTTCAATTTCAGAGTCAGTTGCTAAGTCTGTTCTATGGATTGAGAGTGTTGTTGGTGTGTGGAGAAATCTGCAGATCCGTTTTTCACAAGGTGACATTTACCACATATTCGATATTCAAGAAGAATTGTACAAATTTCGTCAAGGTAATCTTGATGTTTCAAATTACTTTACACAAATTAAAGTCATGTGGGATGAACTAGAAGCTTATAGACCAATTAGTGCATGTTCTTGTGCTATACCCTGCTCATGTGGTGCCCTTGCATCTATTAGAAAGTATAGAGAACTTGATTATGTTATACGATTTCTTAAGGGTTTGAATGAGAAATTTGCACAGTCCAAGACTCAAATCATGATGATGAACCCTTTGCCAGATATTGATAAAACATTTTCTCTTgttattcaacaagaaagtgaaGTCAATAACTCTCAATATGCGATTTCCAATAACAATGTTTCTGAATATTCCACGGTCCTTCATTTGAATGCGTCTTTTGGCAACAATCCTAACAGATCCGGAAACAATAGTTTCAAAGGCAAGAGTAATGGATATGGGGGAGCTAAGGGTCAAAATAGAGTGTGTACTCATCGTGGAAGAACCAACCACACGGTTGAGACTTGTTTTCTCAAACATGGTTATCCACCTAGATTCAAAGGTAAAGGAAAATCCAACATTTCTAATTCACAATTTAAAGTTGTTGCTTCTATTGAAACAAGTCAATTACCTCTTAAGAAAGATTCAACTCAGTCAACGATTTTCTTCACTCAAGAGCAATATCAAAGCATTTTGGAATTGATTCAACAATCTTAG